In Oryzihumus leptocrescens, the following are encoded in one genomic region:
- a CDS encoding alpha/beta hydrolase translates to MMEHPGDPSRVATILPGRAYAPGFPLLRYCVMLLVDRGWSVREVCWEHGDRATPEQAARESARALDQVSARQHLVVAKSLGGSALPYAVERGLPGVWLTPVLTVPAVAEAVARLTAPSLVVGGTADQFWDSHADIGPGARVLELSGADHALEHGTDVHRALGALRQVVDAVATFLDELDGGSNAY, encoded by the coding sequence GTGATGGAACACCCGGGGGACCCGAGCCGCGTCGCGACGATCCTGCCCGGGCGTGCGTACGCACCAGGGTTCCCACTGCTGCGCTACTGCGTCATGCTCCTCGTCGACCGGGGCTGGTCGGTGCGCGAGGTCTGCTGGGAGCACGGGGATCGGGCGACACCCGAGCAGGCGGCACGGGAGTCGGCCCGCGCGCTTGACCAGGTGTCGGCACGCCAGCATCTCGTGGTGGCCAAGTCGCTGGGCGGGTCGGCGCTGCCCTACGCCGTGGAACGCGGTCTGCCCGGCGTGTGGCTCACGCCCGTCCTCACCGTGCCGGCGGTCGCCGAGGCCGTCGCCCGACTCACCGCCCCTTCGCTGGTGGTGGGCGGCACGGCGGACCAGTTCTGGGACAGCCACGCGGACATCGGGCCAGGGGCCAGGGTGCTCGAGCTGAGCGGAGCCGATCACGCTCTGGAGCACGGCACCGACGTGCACCGCGCGCTCGGCGCGCTGCGTCAGGTCGTCGACGCCGTCGCGACCTTCCTCGACGAGCTCGATGGCGGGTCGAACGCATACTGA
- a CDS encoding NAD-dependent epimerase/dehydratase family protein, translated as MRVFVAGGTGVVMDGLDAVSVGEAVAAARPDATRHLEEVVLRAGGAALRYGALYGPGATDDQVELVRKRQSPLVGDGAGYCSWVHLDDAASATVLAVEQRASGVFNVVDDEPAPAREWLPSLAACAGARPPMRVPVWLARQELGWQLRHPSWRQGFKEALA; from the coding sequence TTGCGGGTGTTCGTGGCGGGCGGGACCGGCGTCGTGATGGACGGGCTGGATGCGGTGTCGGTCGGTGAGGCGGTGGCCGCGGCCCGGCCGGACGCGACCCGCCACCTCGAGGAGGTGGTCCTCCGGGCCGGCGGTGCGGCCCTGCGGTACGGCGCGCTCTACGGGCCCGGTGCCACCGACGACCAGGTAGAGCTCGTGCGCAAGCGGCAGTCCCCGCTGGTTGGGGACGGCGCGGGATACTGCTCGTGGGTGCACCTCGACGACGCGGCGAGCGCTACCGTCCTGGCTGTGGAGCAGCGGGCGAGCGGCGTGTTCAACGTCGTCGACGACGAGCCGGCACCGGCCCGGGAGTGGCTGCCGTCCCTCGCGGCGTGCGCCGGGGCCAGGCCGCCGATGCGCGTCCCCGTGTGGCTGGCCCGGCAGGAGCTCGGCTGGCAGCTGCGCCACCCCTCGTGGCGCCAGGGTTTCAAGGAGGCGCTGGCGTGA
- a CDS encoding RNA polymerase sigma-70 factor has translation MGSVSEAEDAVQETWLRYEGSSTTPTSTKAFLSAVVTRISIDVVRSARVRREEYVGQWLPEPLLTDPYEDPARSAELADSVSVAALVLLERLSPLERAVFVLREVFGFGFPEVASAVGRSEAACRQLAVRARRHMDEGRPRFEADRRVRDALAARFFDALREGDVEGLRELLAADVQMVGDGGGRAPLWGRGIFGLDNVTRVLASTFPLFAGIGGTVEQHEVNGQPGAIFRDRDGKVLNTWTLDVLDGQIQAIRAVLNPDKLGHLGPVADAWAVLREANAVRRPPT, from the coding sequence CTGGGCAGCGTCAGCGAGGCCGAGGACGCGGTCCAGGAGACGTGGCTGCGCTACGAGGGCTCCTCGACGACACCGACGTCGACCAAGGCCTTCCTCTCGGCCGTGGTGACCCGGATCTCGATCGACGTGGTGCGCTCGGCACGGGTTCGGCGGGAGGAGTATGTCGGGCAGTGGCTGCCCGAGCCGCTGCTCACCGACCCGTATGAGGACCCCGCGCGGTCGGCGGAGCTGGCCGACTCGGTGTCGGTGGCGGCCCTGGTGCTTCTCGAGCGGCTCAGCCCGCTCGAGCGGGCGGTCTTCGTGCTGCGCGAGGTGTTCGGGTTCGGCTTCCCCGAGGTCGCGTCGGCGGTGGGCCGGTCGGAGGCCGCCTGCCGCCAGCTCGCGGTGCGGGCACGTCGCCACATGGACGAGGGGCGCCCACGGTTCGAGGCGGACCGCAGGGTGCGTGACGCGCTGGCGGCGCGCTTCTTCGATGCGTTGCGCGAGGGTGATGTCGAGGGCCTGCGGGAGCTGCTCGCCGCCGACGTCCAGATGGTCGGCGACGGCGGCGGCCGGGCCCCGTTGTGGGGCAGGGGCATCTTCGGGCTCGACAACGTGACCCGGGTGCTCGCCTCGACCTTCCCGCTGTTCGCGGGGATCGGGGGCACGGTGGAGCAGCACGAGGTGAACGGGCAGCCGGGAGCGATCTTCCGCGACCGGGACGGCAAGGTGCTCAACACCTGGACGCTGGACGTCCTCGACGGCCAGATCCAGGCGATCCGTGCGGTCCTCAACCCGGACAAGCTCGGGCACCTGGGCCCGGTGGCGGACGCCTGGGCGGTCCTGCGCGAGGCGAACGCGGTCCGCCGCCCGCCGACCTGA
- a CDS encoding GNAT family N-acetyltransferase produces the protein MTDLRIRQPDDDATLRDWQHVHNATIPAHELSLEEVRERAGRNRLEVAYLGAVLVGCSTVRPPTDDTRTATVIARVLAAHRGRGLGEELYARGLSHARELGAGVVETVVLSSNEDGLRFALRHGFVETERYVLPGETVPWVDLRLRLG, from the coding sequence GTGACCGACCTCCGCATCCGCCAGCCGGACGACGACGCGACGCTGCGGGACTGGCAACACGTCCACAACGCGACCATCCCGGCTCATGAGCTCTCGCTGGAGGAGGTGCGCGAACGAGCCGGGCGCAACCGCCTGGAGGTCGCCTACCTTGGCGCCGTCCTCGTCGGGTGCAGCACGGTGCGCCCGCCGACGGACGACACGCGGACCGCCACCGTGATCGCCCGAGTGCTCGCCGCGCACCGCGGCCGGGGGCTCGGTGAGGAGCTCTATGCGCGGGGGCTCAGCCACGCGCGGGAGCTTGGCGCCGGGGTGGTCGAGACGGTCGTCCTGTCCAGCAACGAGGACGGTCTCCGTTTCGCGCTCAGGCACGGGTTCGTCGAGACCGAGCGGTACGTCCTGCCGGGGGAGACGGTCCCCTGGGTCGACCTGCGGCTTCGGCTGGGGTGA
- a CDS encoding cadmium resistance transporter: protein MFAVTNIDDLVVLALFFGQAAGHRAGVFRVVLGQYLGFAAILAASVLGSVGAGLLPEVFIPYLGLLPLALGLRAAWRAWRERLLDGADSPTSRPSERMTAPAALAVAGVTFANGGDNIGVYVPVFTTTNAAGLVTYCAAFLVMVGIWCALGLFFATRPMVARALSRSGHVLLPVVLIGIGLLILVQGGAFGL, encoded by the coding sequence ATGTTCGCCGTGACCAACATCGACGACCTCGTCGTCCTTGCCCTGTTCTTCGGCCAGGCGGCCGGACACCGTGCCGGCGTCTTCCGCGTCGTCCTGGGGCAGTACCTCGGGTTTGCCGCGATCCTCGCCGCTTCCGTCCTCGGGTCGGTGGGCGCCGGTCTGCTGCCCGAGGTGTTCATCCCCTACCTCGGCCTGCTGCCCCTGGCGCTCGGCCTCCGGGCCGCCTGGCGCGCCTGGCGCGAACGCCTCCTCGATGGGGCCGACTCCCCCACCAGCCGCCCGAGCGAGAGGATGACCGCGCCCGCGGCCCTCGCTGTCGCCGGAGTGACCTTCGCCAACGGTGGCGACAACATCGGCGTCTACGTGCCCGTCTTCACCACCACCAACGCAGCAGGCCTGGTCACCTACTGCGCGGCGTTCCTCGTCATGGTCGGCATCTGGTGCGCGCTCGGCCTGTTCTTCGCGACCCGGCCGATGGTCGCCCGGGCGCTGTCCCGCTCGGGTCACGTCCTGCTACCCGTGGTGCTGATCGGTATCGGGCTGCTGATCCTCGTCCAGGGCGGTGCCTTCGGCCTCTGA
- a CDS encoding GNAT family N-acetyltransferase, whose product MTTSGDLLQVTAAHGADEVRASAAIWARAKARRDQDPEPAAVDDTVPGIRRRLGLEGARLLLARRAGDPVGFTLFAPREQTLEVFYVAVDPDAWGCGVASRLLLAAEDQARQLGRETLELWVIDDNARAIGVYQRAGWVSTDELQRDPTSGRVERRFLRHLR is encoded by the coding sequence GTGACGACCTCGGGGGACCTGCTGCAGGTGACGGCGGCGCACGGAGCGGACGAGGTGAGGGCGTCCGCGGCGATCTGGGCCCGTGCCAAGGCCCGCCGCGACCAGGACCCCGAGCCGGCCGCGGTCGACGACACCGTCCCGGGCATCCGGCGGCGGCTCGGCCTCGAGGGAGCCAGGCTTCTCCTGGCCCGGCGAGCCGGCGACCCCGTCGGCTTCACCCTGTTCGCACCCCGGGAGCAGACCCTGGAGGTCTTCTACGTCGCAGTCGACCCCGACGCGTGGGGCTGCGGCGTGGCGAGCCGGCTGCTCCTGGCAGCGGAGGACCAGGCTCGACAGCTCGGTCGGGAGACGCTCGAGCTGTGGGTCATCGACGACAACGCGCGGGCCATCGGCGTCTACCAGAGAGCAGGGTGGGTCAGCACCGATGAGCTGCAACGGGATCCGACCTCCGGCCGGGTCGAACGACGGTTCCTCAGGCACCTGCGCTAG
- a CDS encoding lanthionine synthetase LanC family protein, with amino-acid sequence MTPTSPDAYRRLADSAWRWVLDQVRWEDGPWVPESVTAGEVPEVPPHRDGMHSGVGGLAYVLAEIRLTRAWTDEEHTLAGAVADRLRLGIAHEEDCTFFDGLPSAIGVLTALQEPGADAAIARLADLATPDGWPQTALGPPRYLPGTRLNDATLGTGGVLLAALWARRHGVAGAVPLADHASQVLLAEAEHLPTGTNWLMAPRRFRPTPSPQMPNFSHGLAGVATALACAGAELDRPDLTAAARSGAEHLVTLGDTSGQGFVLPLHIPALPDFEDVTYTWCHGPTGTSLLFPALHRAGVPDVAGEGTLSWHRRCLHSVRTSGLPARPRPGFWDNDGRCCGTAGVGEVFLDSWQRAGQEDDLVFAVVLADALVDRAVHDGPHSYWRFVEHRSSEPLLPPGVGWMQGAAGIAAFLFRLSRLLDDGPAAPAVARMDNWWALPTDRSTDQLA; translated from the coding sequence GTGACACCGACCTCTCCCGACGCCTACCGACGGCTGGCCGACTCCGCCTGGCGATGGGTGCTGGACCAGGTGCGGTGGGAGGACGGGCCGTGGGTCCCCGAGTCGGTGACCGCGGGTGAGGTCCCCGAGGTGCCGCCGCATCGGGACGGCATGCACAGTGGCGTGGGCGGCCTGGCCTACGTGCTGGCCGAGATCCGCCTGACCCGCGCCTGGACCGATGAGGAGCACACCCTCGCCGGGGCCGTGGCCGACCGGCTGCGGCTGGGGATCGCGCACGAGGAGGACTGCACCTTCTTCGACGGGCTCCCCAGCGCGATCGGGGTCCTCACCGCGCTGCAGGAGCCCGGCGCCGACGCCGCCATCGCCCGGCTCGCAGACCTGGCCACCCCGGACGGGTGGCCGCAGACGGCTCTGGGCCCACCGCGATACCTGCCGGGCACCCGCCTCAACGACGCGACGCTGGGCACCGGCGGGGTGCTGCTGGCCGCGCTGTGGGCCCGCCGGCACGGCGTCGCGGGCGCTGTGCCGCTCGCCGACCACGCCTCGCAGGTGCTCCTCGCCGAGGCGGAGCACCTGCCGACGGGGACCAACTGGCTGATGGCGCCCCGACGGTTCAGGCCCACGCCGTCCCCGCAGATGCCCAACTTCTCCCACGGCCTGGCCGGCGTCGCCACGGCGCTCGCGTGCGCCGGTGCCGAGCTCGACCGGCCCGACCTCACGGCGGCCGCGCGCAGCGGCGCCGAGCACCTGGTCACCCTGGGCGACACCAGCGGGCAGGGCTTCGTCCTGCCCCTCCACATCCCCGCCCTGCCCGACTTCGAGGACGTCACCTACACCTGGTGCCACGGCCCGACGGGCACCTCGTTGCTCTTCCCCGCGCTGCACCGGGCGGGTGTCCCTGACGTCGCGGGCGAAGGCACGCTGTCGTGGCATCGCCGATGCCTGCACAGCGTGCGCACCTCCGGCCTACCCGCACGCCCGCGCCCCGGCTTCTGGGACAACGACGGTCGCTGCTGCGGCACCGCCGGGGTGGGCGAGGTGTTCCTCGACTCCTGGCAGCGGGCCGGGCAGGAGGACGACCTGGTCTTCGCGGTGGTGCTCGCCGACGCCCTCGTCGACCGCGCGGTCCACGACGGCCCGCACTCCTACTGGCGGTTCGTCGAGCACCGGTCGTCCGAGCCGCTGCTTCCCCCCGGCGTGGGCTGGATGCAGGGCGCGGCCGGGATCGCCGCCTTCCTCTTCCGCCTCAGCCGCCTCCTGGACGACGGGCCGGCCGCCCCGGCGGTGGCACGCATGGACAACTGGTGGGCCCTCCCCACGGACCGGTCGACCGACCAGCTGGCCTGA
- a CDS encoding suppressor of fused domain protein, giving the protein MEPSASPAPRGAGVLRHPARDRAWEPAGAGDPDTVEAVDRHIEEHFGPVAFVWHELASDLVHVDVSVVAPSPERPYYTLVTSGMSERPMTVPAGAGSSPYAELMMCLPADWPMTAEAFRDENAYWPIRLLKMVARLPHEYETWVAEWHSVPNGDPAQPYASDTPFVGALVTPMIRTGLEARTITTATGQQVSLLALVPLHPAEMRLKLTAGTDALLDAFDAITVSELFDPARPSSV; this is encoded by the coding sequence ATGGAACCCTCAGCCTCACCTGCTCCCCGCGGTGCGGGGGTCCTTCGACACCCGGCCCGGGATCGCGCGTGGGAGCCGGCCGGCGCCGGCGACCCGGACACGGTCGAGGCCGTCGACCGGCACATCGAGGAGCACTTCGGGCCGGTCGCGTTCGTGTGGCACGAGCTGGCCTCCGACCTGGTGCACGTCGACGTGTCCGTGGTCGCCCCCTCCCCGGAGCGCCCGTACTACACCCTGGTCACCAGCGGCATGAGCGAGCGCCCGATGACGGTGCCCGCCGGCGCCGGCAGCAGCCCCTATGCCGAGCTCATGATGTGCCTGCCCGCGGACTGGCCGATGACCGCCGAGGCGTTCCGGGACGAGAACGCCTACTGGCCGATCCGGCTGTTGAAGATGGTCGCGCGCCTGCCGCACGAGTACGAGACCTGGGTCGCCGAGTGGCACTCGGTCCCCAACGGCGACCCGGCGCAGCCCTACGCGTCCGACACACCGTTCGTCGGCGCCCTGGTGACACCGATGATCAGGACCGGGCTCGAAGCCCGCACGATCACGACCGCGACCGGCCAACAGGTGTCACTGCTCGCGCTCGTGCCGCTGCACCCCGCCGAGATGCGGTTGAAGCTGACGGCCGGCACCGATGCGCTGCTCGACGCCTTCGACGCCATCACCGTGAGCGAGCTCTTCGACCCCGCCCGGCCGAGCAGCGTGTGA
- a CDS encoding phosphotransferase, which produces MTVDRAPVPPRVVPSAGLVESVVAAFSLPRPVHWLDLGGLWTTNLRFDYADGSAVVARAHRGLTPPERLLAIQSAKDAARRFRLPVPAAIPAPDGRGWSTLPDGTLVEVEEHIDWDTPMRTFAFLHKGFAALARLHDALRTLQTATPVASPPHATYLDPGQVVDGVCRGASRMRAWGEPRFSALADDVQRHCEAIADKEERLRHDQVRQLVHGDFWDDNVVFRGLQLAGVLDFDFLGERDRIEELALTLWFYLLEPGNNPPGDVQVQQVRGLVNTYDQSSALSLSDAERERLPLALARQPAWIAGGWLPALADAGARAQAADLAARLPTAEAILDDLTTWTSALAR; this is translated from the coding sequence GTGACCGTCGACAGGGCCCCCGTGCCGCCCCGCGTGGTGCCCAGTGCCGGGCTCGTGGAGTCCGTCGTGGCGGCGTTCTCCCTTCCCCGCCCGGTGCACTGGCTCGATCTGGGTGGTCTCTGGACCACCAACCTGCGGTTCGACTACGCCGACGGCTCCGCAGTGGTGGCGCGGGCCCACCGCGGCCTCACCCCGCCGGAGCGCCTCCTCGCGATCCAGTCGGCGAAGGACGCCGCGCGCCGGTTCAGGCTCCCGGTGCCGGCGGCGATCCCCGCCCCTGACGGACGCGGCTGGTCCACCCTGCCGGACGGCACGCTGGTCGAGGTCGAGGAGCACATCGACTGGGACACGCCCATGCGGACCTTTGCGTTCCTGCACAAGGGTTTCGCGGCGCTCGCCCGGCTGCACGACGCCCTGCGCACTCTGCAAACGGCCACCCCGGTGGCCTCCCCGCCTCATGCCACCTACCTCGACCCGGGCCAGGTCGTGGACGGGGTATGCCGCGGAGCGTCCAGGATGCGCGCCTGGGGCGAACCGCGGTTCTCGGCGCTCGCCGACGACGTGCAACGGCACTGTGAGGCGATCGCCGACAAGGAGGAGCGGCTCCGGCACGACCAGGTGCGCCAGCTGGTCCACGGCGACTTCTGGGACGACAACGTCGTCTTTCGCGGCCTGCAGCTGGCAGGCGTGCTCGACTTCGACTTCCTGGGGGAGCGGGACCGGATCGAGGAGCTGGCCCTGACGCTGTGGTTCTACCTGCTCGAGCCGGGCAACAACCCGCCCGGGGACGTGCAGGTCCAGCAGGTCCGGGGGCTCGTCAACACCTACGACCAGTCCTCCGCCCTGAGCCTCAGCGACGCCGAACGCGAGCGCCTGCCCCTGGCGCTCGCCCGGCAGCCTGCCTGGATCGCCGGCGGCTGGCTTCCCGCGCTCGCTGACGCAGGGGCGCGCGCCCAGGCCGCTGACCTGGCCGCCCGGCTGCCGACGGCCGAGGCCATCCTGGATGACCTGACGACGTGGACCTCCGCGCTGGCCCGGTAG
- a CDS encoding dihydrofolate reductase family protein has translation MARLVYAAIASLDGYVEDERGEFGWAAPDEEVHAFVNDLERPIGTYLYGRRMYETMAYWETAGAGEDQRAVSRDYTQIWRAADKIVYSRTLQVPSSARTRIERDFDPAAVRALKESSSRDISIGGAELAGAAMAAGLVDECHLFLNPIVVGGGKRALPEGVRVQLELLDEHRFRSGVVHLRYRLRD, from the coding sequence ATGGCGAGGCTGGTCTACGCGGCGATCGCTTCCCTCGACGGATACGTCGAGGACGAGCGCGGCGAGTTCGGGTGGGCGGCCCCCGATGAGGAGGTGCACGCGTTCGTCAACGACCTCGAGCGGCCCATCGGCACCTATCTGTACGGGCGTCGGATGTACGAGACGATGGCCTACTGGGAGACCGCGGGCGCCGGCGAGGATCAACGCGCGGTCTCCCGGGACTACACGCAGATCTGGCGAGCGGCCGACAAGATCGTCTACTCGCGCACCCTCCAGGTGCCCTCGAGCGCGCGGACGCGGATCGAGCGCGACTTCGACCCTGCCGCGGTCAGGGCGCTCAAGGAGTCCTCGTCCCGCGACATCTCGATCGGCGGTGCAGAGCTCGCGGGTGCGGCGATGGCCGCGGGCCTGGTCGACGAGTGCCACCTGTTCCTCAACCCCATCGTGGTCGGTGGCGGCAAGCGCGCGCTGCCGGAAGGCGTTCGCGTCCAGCTCGAGCTCCTGGACGAGCACCGCTTCCGGAGCGGTGTCGTCCACCTCCGGTACCGGCTGCGCGACTGA
- a CDS encoding DNA gyrase subunit A yields MSARTGLGGPETGYGLTTAVLEALDLTLGMGPRYTYPLLVDLTASWRLHLPLLDGSGNFGSQHGDPPADARYTEVRLSGIGELALAAERGEVGPVPLGLIEGSFYRGGRVPPFAPARVLEALTAGAPDAGSPIMPTGGTVDGNVDRLLAGRPTRLTLGSTIAREPGALVITEVPFDVTVDDVAVQLEHRARAAGHRQQADYLPAGMEALQPLTGPAPVRQVRDESSGLTGIRVVCDLARDADVAQAEAWVRSVWPVTIEVDSQLPAPMGQLLATWDRGDGSGLGRLGALL; encoded by the coding sequence ATGAGCGCCCGCACCGGCCTGGGTGGCCCCGAGACCGGGTACGGGCTGACCACGGCCGTCCTGGAGGCCCTGGACCTCACGCTCGGGATGGGGCCTCGGTATACGTATCCGTTGCTGGTGGACCTCACCGCGTCGTGGCGGCTTCACCTGCCGCTGCTGGACGGCTCGGGCAACTTCGGGTCGCAGCACGGGGACCCGCCCGCCGATGCCCGGTACACCGAGGTCCGGCTGTCCGGGATCGGAGAGCTGGCCCTCGCCGCCGAACGCGGGGAGGTCGGCCCGGTCCCGTTGGGCCTGATCGAGGGGTCGTTCTACCGCGGCGGACGGGTCCCACCGTTCGCCCCGGCCAGGGTGCTGGAGGCGCTGACCGCAGGCGCTCCCGACGCGGGCTCCCCGATCATGCCCACCGGAGGCACCGTCGACGGCAACGTCGACCGCCTGCTTGCCGGCAGGCCGACCAGGCTCACCCTGGGCTCGACCATCGCCCGCGAGCCCGGTGCTCTCGTCATCACCGAAGTCCCGTTCGACGTGACCGTCGACGACGTCGCCGTGCAGCTGGAGCACCGAGCCAGGGCTGCCGGCCACCGTCAGCAGGCCGACTACCTGCCGGCGGGGATGGAGGCCCTCCAGCCCCTCACGGGACCGGCACCCGTCCGCCAGGTTCGGGACGAGAGCAGCGGCCTGACCGGGATCCGCGTGGTCTGCGATCTGGCCAGGGATGCCGACGTCGCTCAGGCAGAGGCGTGGGTCCGGTCCGTGTGGCCGGTCACGATCGAGGTCGACAGCCAGCTGCCCGCGCCGATGGGACAGCTGCTGGCCACCTGGGACCGGGGCGACGGCTCCGGGCTCGGCCGGCTCGGGGCCCTTCTGTAG
- a CDS encoding VOC family protein — protein sequence MSVRLLAVTFDAHEPARVAQFWAGLLDREVVEDTGGALLRGHGTQLGLQFAPSLAEKVGPNRMHLHLTSASPGDQQQTVATALRLGASHLDVGERPEEGHIVLADPEGNEFCVIEAGNSYLAGCGFLGEVACDGTREVGLFWSAALGWPLVWDQDQETAIQSPHGGTKVAWGGPPVAPLVQRNRQRFTLALAGGDPQGEVERLVRLGATRLDGAVGGSTVLADPDGNEFCVHAG from the coding sequence ATGTCCGTGCGACTGCTGGCGGTGACCTTCGATGCACACGAGCCAGCTCGTGTGGCGCAGTTCTGGGCCGGTCTGCTCGACCGGGAGGTGGTGGAGGACACCGGTGGTGCGCTCCTGCGCGGGCACGGCACGCAGCTCGGCCTTCAGTTCGCCCCGAGCCTCGCGGAGAAGGTGGGACCGAACCGCATGCACCTCCACCTGACCAGTGCCAGCCCCGGGGACCAGCAGCAGACCGTGGCGACGGCGCTGCGGCTGGGCGCCAGCCACCTCGACGTCGGGGAGCGCCCCGAGGAGGGCCACATCGTCCTGGCCGACCCCGAGGGCAACGAGTTCTGCGTGATCGAGGCGGGCAACTCCTACCTCGCCGGGTGCGGCTTCCTCGGGGAGGTCGCCTGCGACGGCACCCGGGAGGTCGGGCTGTTCTGGAGCGCGGCCCTGGGCTGGCCGCTGGTGTGGGACCAGGACCAGGAGACCGCGATCCAGTCCCCGCACGGCGGCACCAAGGTCGCTTGGGGAGGCCCGCCCGTTGCCCCGCTCGTGCAGCGGAACCGGCAGCGCTTCACCCTCGCTCTGGCCGGAGGCGATCCGCAAGGGGAGGTCGAGCGTCTGGTGCGTCTCGGGGCCACGCGGCTCGACGGTGCCGTGGGCGGCAGCACGGTGCTGGCTGACCCGGATGGCAACGAGTTCTGTGTTCACGCCGGGTGA
- a CDS encoding ABC transporter ATP-binding protein — translation MARRTKADGADGPVKLVATGVGKAIDGSVLLRPTDLEVASGECVVLRGENGSGKTTLLRVLAGMTAPTDGKATIDGTVADERDPAMRRTVAALLGAPTAYRDLTLVDHLVLLEATWGRGDGADERGDAMLTALEIDHLAERFPHELSSGQQQLFHLSLVLTRPARVLLLDEPEQRLDTHKRGLLGDLLMARKESGVAMVVACHDPDLTARIADRVVDIVPA, via the coding sequence ATGGCTCGCAGGACGAAGGCCGACGGGGCCGACGGGCCGGTCAAGCTCGTCGCGACCGGCGTGGGCAAGGCCATCGACGGCAGCGTCCTGCTCAGGCCGACCGACCTCGAGGTCGCCTCCGGGGAGTGCGTGGTGCTGCGGGGAGAGAACGGCAGCGGCAAGACGACGCTGCTGCGGGTCCTCGCCGGGATGACCGCGCCGACGGACGGCAAGGCCACCATCGACGGAACCGTTGCCGATGAACGGGACCCGGCCATGCGTCGTACGGTTGCCGCCCTCCTGGGGGCGCCCACGGCATACCGCGACCTGACCCTCGTCGACCACCTGGTCCTCCTGGAGGCCACCTGGGGGCGGGGAGACGGTGCGGACGAGCGCGGCGACGCCATGCTGACCGCCCTCGAGATCGACCACCTGGCCGAGCGCTTCCCGCACGAGCTCTCCTCGGGCCAGCAGCAGCTGTTCCACCTGTCCCTGGTGCTCACCCGTCCGGCCCGGGTCCTGCTGCTGGACGAGCCCGAGCAGCGCCTCGACACGCACAAGCGCGGCCTCCTCGGCGACCTGCTGATGGCCCGCAAGGAGTCAGGAGTCGCGATGGTGGTCGCCTGCCACGACCCGGACCTGACCGCGCGGATCGCCGACCGGGTGGTCGACATCGTGCCCGCATGA